A part of Streptococcus porcinus genomic DNA contains:
- the ylqF gene encoding ribosome biogenesis GTPase YlqF yields MAIIQWFPGHMSKARRQVQENLKHVDFVTILVDARLPLSSQNPMLTKIVGDKPKLMILNKADLADQSRTKEWQQFYESKGIKTLAINSKEQATVKKVTDAARALMTDKIAKLRQRGIQKETLRTMIIGIPNAGKSTLMNRLAGKKIAVVGNKPGVTKGQQWLKSNKDLEILDTPGILWPKFEDQVVGLKLALTGAIKDQLLPLDEVTIFGLNYFKEYYPNRLIERFKGINLEAEAPDIIITMTQKLGFRDDYDRFYTLFIKEVRDGKLGTFTLDQVEEAYDSDDQGN; encoded by the coding sequence ATGGCTATTATTCAGTGGTTCCCTGGACACATGTCTAAAGCTCGTAGACAAGTACAAGAAAATTTAAAACATGTTGACTTTGTAACTATATTAGTTGACGCACGTTTACCATTATCTAGTCAGAATCCAATGTTAACGAAGATTGTTGGTGATAAACCAAAGTTGATGATACTTAATAAGGCCGATTTAGCTGATCAAAGTAGAACAAAGGAGTGGCAACAATTCTACGAATCAAAAGGTATCAAAACACTAGCTATCAATTCAAAGGAACAAGCTACTGTCAAAAAAGTGACAGATGCAGCTAGAGCTTTGATGACGGATAAGATTGCCAAACTGCGCCAACGTGGCATTCAAAAAGAAACCTTACGGACAATGATTATTGGTATCCCAAATGCTGGTAAGTCAACTTTGATGAACCGTTTAGCAGGTAAAAAAATCGCAGTTGTTGGTAATAAGCCAGGTGTTACTAAGGGTCAACAGTGGTTAAAGTCCAATAAAGACCTTGAAATTTTAGACACTCCTGGTATTTTATGGCCTAAATTTGAAGACCAAGTAGTTGGTTTGAAATTAGCCTTAACAGGTGCCATCAAAGATCAACTTTTACCTTTAGATGAAGTCACTATATTTGGGCTTAACTACTTCAAAGAGTACTATCCTAATCGTCTTATTGAAAGATTTAAAGGAATAAATCTCGAAGCAGAAGCACCTGATATCATCATAACCATGACACAGAAACTGGGTTTCAGAGATGACTATGACCGCTTCTATACCCTCTTTATCAAAGAAGTTAGGGATGGAAAATTAGGAACCTTTACCTTAGATCAAGTGGAGGAAGCATATGACTCAGACGATCAGGGAAATTAA
- a CDS encoding diacylglycerol/lipid kinase family protein → METIHLFVNPFSGKKNEKDLTQHVKDSFLKHGFLEENITIVSPESASDAFKKAKEASSRGIDLVIPLGGDGTINKIIGGVHEGGQHTKIGLIPSGTVNNFAKSLSIPLDPDLAIDTILNGQDKKVDLCKVNDHYMISSLTLGLLADIAANVTTEDKRKFGPLAFLKDSFRILKRNRSYYLNLEDDSRQFAIKTKFLLVTMTNSIAGFPSFSPSATVNDGLLQVYTMKKVSFIKFLLHINDFRKGDFSMAEEITHFSTQKLTITPSKLKTLILPRTRIDGDKSDMVPVTLTVLKEAVTVRVPNA, encoded by the coding sequence ATGGAGACAATACACTTATTTGTCAATCCTTTTTCCGGAAAGAAAAACGAAAAAGACCTTACACAACATGTTAAAGACTCTTTCCTAAAGCATGGTTTTCTTGAAGAGAATATTACTATTGTTAGCCCTGAGTCAGCTTCCGATGCCTTCAAGAAGGCTAAAGAAGCTTCTAGCAGGGGGATTGACTTGGTTATTCCACTTGGGGGGGATGGAACTATTAATAAAATAATAGGTGGTGTACATGAAGGTGGTCAGCATACTAAAATCGGTCTTATCCCCTCTGGTACTGTCAATAACTTTGCAAAATCTCTATCCATTCCATTAGATCCTGATTTAGCCATTGATACCATTTTAAATGGGCAAGATAAAAAAGTAGACCTTTGTAAAGTTAATGATCATTATATGATTAGTAGTCTAACTCTTGGACTCTTAGCAGATATAGCGGCTAATGTAACGACTGAAGATAAACGAAAATTTGGGCCCTTAGCTTTTTTAAAGGATAGTTTTCGGATTTTAAAACGCAATCGTTCCTATTACCTAAATCTTGAAGATGATAGTCGACAATTTGCAATTAAGACAAAGTTCTTACTTGTAACCATGACCAATTCCATTGCTGGTTTTCCATCTTTTTCACCCTCTGCTACGGTTAATGATGGGCTATTGCAGGTCTATACCATGAAGAAAGTTTCTTTTATAAAATTTTTATTACATATAAATGATTTTCGTAAAGGAGATTTCTCGATGGCTGAAGAGATTACACACTTTTCAACTCAGAAGTTAACTATTACGCCATCAAAACTAAAAACATTGATTTTACCTCGAACCCGTATTGATGGTGATAAAAGTGATATGGTCCCAGTGACTCTCACAGTCTTAAAGGAGGCGGTCACAGTTCGCGTTCCTAATGCTTAA
- a CDS encoding LysR family transcriptional regulator, with product MDIRQLTYFIAVAETKNYSHAAKSLFVTQPTLSQSIKKLELELNTTLFSQNGRQLLLTEAGDILYERGKILMADFNQIVAEIQQLNQEKKEVIRIGLTALFAIQFMKQISTFMATHSNVEVSLIQDGSRKLQDLLAKGEIDIGLLSFPSLRKDIVIEPLQTSTKGYKVSIVLPKNHQLAHHHHLKLIDLKDCKFASLNEHFMLGEMLPRRSRALGFEPDIVFKHNDWEVIIHSLKSLHAVAILPSEFESLSKVDDLVWIPFQDKNDFYPIGIAYRHGYSFSPMIEELLSTLKTN from the coding sequence ATGGATATCAGACAACTAACTTATTTTATTGCTGTTGCCGAGACAAAAAATTACTCACATGCTGCTAAAAGTCTTTTTGTCACACAGCCGACACTATCGCAGTCAATCAAAAAACTAGAATTAGAATTAAATACAACCTTGTTTTCACAGAATGGTCGTCAACTTCTTCTAACAGAAGCTGGTGATATTTTATATGAACGAGGCAAAATTTTAATGGCTGATTTCAATCAAATTGTCGCTGAAATTCAACAGCTTAATCAGGAAAAGAAAGAAGTCATCCGAATTGGTTTGACAGCGCTTTTTGCTATCCAATTTATGAAGCAGATTTCTACTTTTATGGCCACACATTCTAATGTCGAAGTATCTTTAATTCAAGATGGATCTCGAAAATTACAAGATTTACTTGCAAAAGGTGAAATTGATATTGGATTACTTTCCTTTCCAAGCCTTCGTAAGGATATCGTCATTGAGCCCCTACAGACATCAACAAAAGGTTATAAAGTAAGCATTGTTCTGCCTAAAAATCACCAATTAGCTCACCATCACCACTTGAAATTAATAGATTTAAAAGATTGTAAATTTGCGTCCCTAAATGAACACTTTATGCTAGGTGAAATGCTTCCTAGACGAAGTCGGGCACTGGGTTTTGAACCTGACATAGTTTTTAAACATAATGACTGGGAAGTTATTATTCATAGTCTAAAAAGTCTTCATGCTGTTGCTATACTGCCCAGTGAATTTGAAAGCCTAAGTAAAGTAGACGACTTAGTCTGGATTCCCTTCCAAGACAAAAATGATTTTTACCCAATTGGAATTGCTTATCGTCATGGCTACTCTTTCAGTCCAATGATTGAGGAGCTCTTATCAACCCTAAAAACTAATTAA
- the trhA gene encoding PAQR family membrane homeostasis protein TrhA, whose protein sequence is MNQTFKQSLPLSFGEEVANAVTHAVGSVVMLFILPFVAIYSYQTYQLKVAVGTSIFVISLFLMFLSSTIYHSMAYGTPQKYVLRIIDHSMIYIAIAGSYTPIALSLVGGWLGYLIIILQWGITLFGILYKIFAKSINEKFSLILYLFMGWLVIFILPVIINKTGLIFAILMLLGGLSYTIGALFYAKKKPYFHMIWHLFILLASALQFIAIVFYML, encoded by the coding sequence TTGAATCAAACTTTTAAACAAAGCCTTCCCCTATCATTTGGAGAAGAGGTGGCAAATGCAGTGACGCATGCTGTCGGTTCCGTTGTCATGCTGTTTATTTTGCCATTTGTTGCTATTTACAGTTATCAAACTTACCAACTTAAAGTTGCTGTTGGGACCTCAATTTTTGTTATTAGCTTATTTCTGATGTTCCTGTCATCAACTATTTATCATTCAATGGCTTATGGAACACCCCAAAAATATGTACTGCGGATCATTGATCATAGTATGATTTATATTGCTATTGCTGGCAGTTATACACCTATTGCACTTTCTTTAGTAGGAGGCTGGCTAGGTTACCTTATTATCATTCTACAATGGGGGATAACATTATTTGGCATTCTCTATAAAATCTTTGCAAAATCTATTAATGAAAAATTCAGTTTAATACTCTATCTTTTTATGGGATGGTTAGTTATCTTTATTTTACCAGTCATCATTAATAAGACGGGATTAATCTTTGCTATTCTGATGCTTTTGGGAGGCTTATCTTACACTATCGGTGCCCTATTTTATGCTAAGAAAAAGCCCTATTTTCATATGATTTGGCATCTCTTTATTCTGCTAGCTTCTGCCCTGCAATTTATTGCCATTGTTTTCTACATGCTCTAA
- a CDS encoding DUF1836 domain-containing protein, whose translation MKYTILPNWENLPEIDLYLDQVLLYVNQVATIIEPNQQKPLTASMVNNYVKHGYLEKPFKKKYARHQLARLIAIAILKHSFPIQNISQVLQNLKDKNDSEQLYRAFVNYWNSEQSDGVDDIIVAACKTVKYYCLTFSLTENE comes from the coding sequence ATGAAATATACTATTCTTCCTAATTGGGAAAATTTGCCTGAGATTGACTTATATCTTGATCAAGTTCTACTATATGTTAATCAAGTAGCAACTATTATAGAACCAAATCAACAAAAACCTCTAACCGCTTCTATGGTCAATAATTATGTTAAGCATGGCTATCTTGAAAAGCCCTTTAAGAAGAAATACGCTAGACATCAGTTAGCGCGACTCATCGCAATAGCGATTCTAAAGCATAGCTTTCCCATTCAAAATATTAGTCAGGTTCTACAAAATTTAAAAGATAAAAATGATTCTGAACAGCTCTATCGTGCTTTTGTTAATTACTGGAACAGTGAGCAATCTGATGGGGTTGATGACATTATCGTTGCAGCATGTAAAACCGTTAAATACTATTGTCTAACATTTTCATTAACGGAAAATGAATAA
- a CDS encoding sugar O-acetyltransferase has translation MTELEKMLAGHLYDASDIELKEMRDRARQIMADFNAEVDAKKRSHLLKKWLGKTGENIYMETGFVCDYGSNIFVGENFYANFNTTMLDVCEIKIGGNAMFGPNCQLLTPLHPIDAQERIAGLEYGAPITLGDNIWLGGGVTILPGVSLGDNVVVGAGSVVTKSFGDNVVLAGNPAKIIKWLD, from the coding sequence ATGACTGAATTAGAAAAAATGCTTGCTGGTCACTTATACGACGCAAGTGACATAGAGTTAAAAGAAATGCGTGATAGAGCACGGCAAATCATGGCTGACTTTAATGCTGAGGTAGATGCTAAAAAAAGAAGTCATCTTTTAAAAAAGTGGCTTGGTAAAACGGGTGAAAATATTTATATGGAAACTGGATTTGTCTGTGATTACGGCTCTAATATTTTTGTAGGTGAGAATTTCTATGCCAATTTCAATACAACCATGTTAGATGTTTGTGAAATAAAAATTGGTGGCAATGCCATGTTTGGTCCAAACTGTCAGTTATTAACCCCTCTACACCCTATTGATGCGCAAGAACGTATTGCTGGACTAGAATACGGAGCCCCTATAACACTTGGTGATAATATCTGGCTAGGAGGAGGAGTTACTATCTTACCTGGAGTGTCACTTGGTGACAACGTTGTTGTAGGAGCAGGAAGTGTCGTAACCAAATCTTTTGGAGATAATGTTGTCTTGGCTGGTAATCCAGCAAAAATTATTAAGTGGTTGGATTAA
- the topA gene encoding type I DNA topoisomerase, producing the protein MVTKTATKTKTNSKKTTKKKKTSTKKNLVIVESPAKAKTIEKYLGRNYKVVASVGHIRDLKKSSMSIDFENNYQPEYINIRGKGPLINSLKKEAKNAKKVFLASDPDREGEAISWHLSHILGLDITDKNRVVFNEITKDAVKNAFVEPREIDMNLVDSQQARRVLDRIVGYSISPILWKKVKKGLSAGRVQSVALKLIIDRENEIKAFVPEEYWTIDGLFKKGKHKFQASFYGLDDKKMKLNTNEDVQLVLSRITSDDFNVSKVEKKERRRNAPLPYTTSSLQQDAANKINFRTRKTMMVAQQLYEGINLGSNGTQGLITYMRTDSTRISPVAQNDAATFISQKFGSHYSKHGNRVKNASSSQDAHEAIRPSSVFHTPESIAKYLNKDQLKLYTLIWNRFVASQMTAAVFDTVKVTLEQNKVVFTSNGSQIKFDGYMAVYNDSDKNKMLPEMSEGEVVKKEKTSPEQHFTQPPARYSEATLIKTLEENGVGRPSTYAPTLEVIQRRYYVKLAAKRFEPTELGEIVNTLIVEFFPDIVDVTFTADMESKLDQVETGERQWQTVIDSFYQPFVKDLEKAEDEIEKIQIKDEPAGFDCDICGHPMVIKLGRFGKFYACSNFPECRNTKAITKEIGVTCPICGKGQVIERKTKRNRVFYGCDRYPECEFTSWDIPIGRDCPKSGDYLVEKKIRGGGKQVVCSNEACDYKEDKIK; encoded by the coding sequence TTGGTAACAAAAACCGCAACTAAGACTAAAACAAATTCAAAAAAAACCACTAAAAAGAAAAAAACATCAACAAAGAAGAATTTGGTTATTGTAGAATCCCCTGCCAAAGCCAAAACAATTGAAAAATATTTAGGGCGCAACTATAAAGTTGTTGCATCAGTTGGTCATATCCGTGATTTAAAAAAATCATCTATGTCAATTGATTTTGAGAATAATTATCAGCCTGAGTATATCAATATTAGAGGTAAGGGACCACTTATCAATTCTTTAAAAAAAGAAGCTAAAAATGCCAAAAAAGTTTTCCTGGCAAGTGACCCTGACCGAGAAGGGGAAGCTATTTCATGGCATCTTTCTCATATTCTAGGACTTGATATTACTGATAAAAATCGTGTTGTTTTTAATGAAATTACAAAAGATGCTGTTAAAAATGCTTTTGTCGAACCAAGAGAAATTGATATGAATCTAGTTGACTCTCAACAAGCGAGACGTGTTCTAGACCGAATTGTTGGCTATTCAATATCACCAATCCTTTGGAAAAAAGTTAAAAAAGGATTATCAGCTGGACGTGTGCAATCAGTAGCCTTGAAATTGATTATTGATCGCGAAAATGAAATAAAAGCTTTTGTCCCAGAAGAGTACTGGACTATTGATGGGCTTTTTAAAAAAGGTAAACATAAATTTCAAGCCAGCTTCTATGGCTTAGATGATAAAAAGATGAAATTAAATACTAATGAGGATGTTCAATTAGTATTGTCAAGGATTACCAGCGATGATTTTAATGTATCTAAAGTTGAGAAGAAAGAGAGACGTCGTAATGCACCATTACCTTATACGACCTCTTCCTTACAACAGGATGCAGCTAATAAAATAAATTTCAGAACACGAAAAACCATGATGGTTGCTCAACAACTCTATGAGGGGATTAATTTAGGTAGCAACGGAACTCAAGGATTAATTACCTATATGCGTACTGATTCAACACGTATTAGTCCTGTTGCTCAAAATGATGCTGCCACTTTTATTAGTCAAAAATTTGGTAGTCATTATTCAAAACATGGAAATCGCGTTAAGAATGCAAGTAGTTCACAAGATGCCCATGAGGCTATCAGACCTTCAAGTGTTTTTCATACGCCTGAATCAATTGCTAAGTATCTTAATAAAGACCAGTTGAAACTTTATACTTTAATTTGGAACCGTTTTGTTGCGAGTCAAATGACTGCTGCAGTTTTTGACACTGTCAAAGTAACTCTAGAACAAAACAAGGTTGTCTTTACTTCTAATGGTAGTCAAATTAAATTTGACGGCTATATGGCGGTCTACAATGATTCCGATAAAAATAAAATGTTACCTGAGATGTCAGAAGGAGAAGTAGTTAAAAAGGAGAAGACAAGTCCTGAACAGCACTTTACTCAACCACCAGCTCGCTATTCTGAGGCAACTTTAATCAAAACTTTGGAAGAAAATGGAGTAGGACGTCCGTCTACCTATGCACCTACCTTAGAGGTCATTCAAAGACGTTATTACGTTAAGTTAGCTGCCAAACGTTTTGAACCAACTGAGCTTGGTGAAATTGTTAATACCTTAATTGTTGAATTTTTCCCTGATATTGTTGATGTTACCTTTACTGCTGATATGGAATCAAAACTAGATCAAGTAGAAACAGGAGAACGTCAATGGCAAACTGTTATTGATAGCTTTTACCAACCTTTTGTGAAAGACTTGGAAAAAGCTGAAGATGAAATTGAAAAAATCCAAATCAAAGATGAGCCTGCTGGGTTTGATTGTGACATTTGTGGCCATCCCATGGTAATTAAACTTGGTCGTTTTGGGAAATTTTATGCGTGTAGTAATTTTCCAGAGTGTCGCAATACTAAAGCAATTACTAAAGAAATTGGGGTGACCTGTCCAATATGTGGTAAGGGTCAAGTTATTGAAAGAAAAACCAAACGTAACCGTGTTTTCTACGGCTGTGATCGTTATCCAGAATGTGAATTTACTTCTTGGGATATTCCTATCGGAAGAGACTGTCCTAAATCTGGTGATTACTTAGTTGAGAAGAAAATTCGGGGTGGCGGTAAACAAGTGGTATGTAGCAACGAAGCTTGTGACTATAAAGAAGATAAAATCAAATAG
- a CDS encoding ribonuclease HII, with amino-acid sequence MTQTIREIKENLEAVTDLSDPIWKKLEQDERQGVKKAIALRKKVLEGNVKEEQRLEYMLRYERDVYGQGYHYIAGIDEVGRGPLAGPVVAACVILPKNCKIKGLNDSKKIPKSKHNILFEQIKNQAVGIGIGIVDNKMIDSVNIYQATKLAMLEAINDLKKVEVIPDYLLIDAMTLDISIPQMSLIKGDANSLSIAAASIVAKVTRDQLMMSYDQNYPGYDFAQNAGYGTKKHLNGLKKYGVTPIHRKSFEPIKSMLL; translated from the coding sequence ATGACTCAGACGATCAGGGAAATTAAAGAAAATCTCGAGGCTGTTACTGACCTCTCTGATCCCATTTGGAAAAAACTTGAGCAAGACGAGCGACAGGGTGTTAAAAAGGCAATTGCCCTTCGGAAAAAAGTGTTAGAAGGTAATGTTAAAGAAGAACAACGACTTGAATACATGCTTCGCTACGAACGAGACGTCTACGGACAAGGCTATCATTATATTGCCGGAATTGATGAGGTTGGGCGAGGGCCATTAGCAGGCCCTGTTGTAGCTGCTTGTGTTATTCTTCCCAAAAATTGTAAAATTAAGGGATTAAACGATTCAAAAAAAATTCCAAAATCCAAGCATAATATCTTGTTTGAACAAATTAAAAATCAAGCTGTCGGTATTGGAATAGGTATTGTCGATAATAAAATGATAGACTCTGTCAATATCTATCAAGCTACTAAACTAGCAATGCTAGAGGCTATTAACGATTTAAAAAAGGTAGAGGTTATCCCTGATTATTTACTTATTGATGCGATGACTTTAGATATTTCAATACCACAAATGTCACTTATTAAAGGCGATGCTAATTCCTTATCTATAGCTGCTGCTTCAATAGTTGCTAAAGTAACGAGGGATCAGCTAATGATGAGTTACGATCAAAATTATCCCGGCTATGACTTTGCCCAAAATGCAGGCTACGGTACTAAAAAACACTTGAATGGTTTAAAAAAGTATGGTGTCACACCAATTCATCGAAAAAGTTTTGAACCTATTAAATCGATGTTACTGTAG
- the dprA gene encoding DNA-processing protein DprA, with the protein MNNFELYKLRKAGLKNHHILNVINYYQTYGKSLSLRNIAVASETLDPIQFIETYKTIDSKALRKEFNQYPSISLLDKNYPSYLKEIYNPPVLLFYQGNLELLNYPKLAVVGSRKASQSGLKATQKIIEELDNKLIIVSGLARGVDTAAHCCALKTGGHTIAVIGSGFTHYYPKENQRLQKFIASNHLLLTEYGPNDPPLSIHFPERNRIIAGLVKAVLVIEAKRRSGSLITCRHALENGREVFAIPGNISDGFSDGCNQLIQEGAKCIMSGLDVLTELF; encoded by the coding sequence ATGAATAATTTTGAACTTTATAAACTTCGAAAAGCAGGTTTGAAAAACCATCACATTTTAAATGTTATTAATTATTATCAAACTTATGGTAAATCCCTATCTTTACGAAATATCGCAGTTGCTTCTGAAACATTGGATCCTATACAATTTATTGAAACTTATAAAACAATTGATAGTAAAGCTCTGCGGAAAGAATTTAATCAGTATCCTAGTATTTCCTTACTTGATAAAAATTACCCCTCATATTTAAAAGAAATCTATAACCCACCGGTTTTACTTTTTTATCAAGGAAATTTAGAACTTTTAAATTATCCCAAACTAGCAGTAGTAGGCTCCCGCAAAGCCAGTCAATCAGGTCTAAAAGCGACTCAAAAAATAATAGAAGAATTGGATAATAAACTCATTATTGTTAGTGGCCTTGCCAGAGGAGTCGATACTGCGGCACATTGTTGTGCGCTTAAAACAGGTGGTCATACAATCGCTGTTATTGGCTCTGGTTTCACGCATTACTACCCTAAAGAAAACCAAAGATTGCAAAAATTTATTGCTTCTAATCACCTTTTACTAACTGAATATGGACCAAATGATCCTCCATTATCCATTCATTTTCCAGAAAGAAATCGAATTATTGCTGGTTTAGTTAAGGCTGTTTTAGTTATTGAAGCTAAAAGACGGTCTGGAAGCTTAATAACATGTCGACACGCTCTCGAAAATGGTCGTGAAGTTTTCGCAATTCCTGGAAATATTAGTGATGGTTTTTCAGATGGCTGTAATCAACTTATCCAAGAAGGCGCAAAGTGTATCATGAGTGGTTTGGATGTGCTTACAGAGCTTTTTTAA